AAACTTGCCGACAACATCGCCGAAGCCCTCATCACAACTGCAACGGGCATGATTGTAGGTATCCCCTCAATGTTCTTCTTCTTCATGTTCAAGAACAAATACGGCGCGATTATTTCCAGCTCATCGCGCATCATCGGCGACATCATCTACACGATGAAGCTCTCCATCAAGTACGGCCCGCAAGACATCGAAGAAATCGTGGCAGACGCTGCGGAGGCACCCGTCGAACAAGCTCCCGAAACGCCCGAAGAAAACAAGTAATCAAGCCGTTCGGAAAAACTTTTTATGAAAGTTTGGAAACCATCGGAAGATGACGGGAAGTTCGAAATGACGCCAATGATTGACGTCGTGTTCCTTCTCATCACTTTCTTCATGACCGTAACCAGCTACGCTTCGGCGGAGTTGGTGCAGGTTGCCATGCCGATTGCCCCGGAAGCGAAAGTTCCCGAAGACGTCGGCGACAGGCAATTTCTGTCGGTTTCGGAAAACGGAACATTCTTCCTCGGAGCGTTCGCGTCCGACCTGCCCACCATCAAAGAGACACTCATGGCGCGCAACCAACGCGAAGGGTTCAAGGGCGCGTATATCCGCGCCGACGCGCACACGCCGTTCAGGTACGTCAACGACTTGATGAAAACCTGCGCGGAAGCGGGCGTCTACAACATTCTATTCGGAACTTTGAAGGACTAAGCCATGGCGAAAAATTCGGATATTTTGCAATCGGAAGACTCTTTCGACTTGACCTCGATGATTGACGTCGTATTCCTTCTTCTGATTTACTTCATGTACCTGCCGATTCAACAGGAAGCCGACCTGCTTTTCTCGCTTCCCGCCGAATCCGCGCCGCAGGAAAAGAACGTCGCCCTCCCCAGCGAGCAGATTGTCGAAATCGCGCCCGACGGAAGCATATTCCTCAACGGCTCGCCAATCGACCACGCCGGCGAAATCGAACTCAACGAACTTGCCTCCACCCTCCGCAGACTGCGCACAAGCGCGGACAAAAGCGGAATCTCGACGATCGTCACAATTTACCCCGACGCCGACGCTCCGCACCAAGCGGCAATCGCAGTGCTCAACGCCTGCGCGAAATCGGGCGTAAAGCAGGTTTCGTTCGCCGAGGCGGACTAATATTTGAAACCGAAGCGCGGCGTTTTGCACGCCGCGCTTTTTTTGTGCTTAAAAACCGAAAATTTTAATTGTAATAAAATCGGTTTGGAGTAATCTCGACCCCCATAAAATGAAAGCAAGCGACCTCTTCGACCTGCCCAAATCCCTCGAAAGATTTTCCGGATTCTTCACGCCCGACATGGCTCCGTGGGAATGGGTAAAAAATATCAAAAACGCACTCGCAAGCGTGGACTTCTCCTCGCTCGAATCAAAAAAAGACATTCCCGCGGGCGTGTGTATCGAAGGCGACGTGTATATCCACCCGACCGTCTCCTTGCCCCCCTACGCGCATATCAAAGGCCCCGCGTGGATTGGCGCAAATACGGAAATCCGCATAGGCTGCTTCGTCCGCGGAAACGTGATTGTCGGC
The Opitutia bacterium KCR 482 genome window above contains:
- a CDS encoding biopolymer transporter ExbD, which produces MKVWKPSEDDGKFEMTPMIDVVFLLITFFMTVTSYASAELVQVAMPIAPEAKVPEDVGDRQFLSVSENGTFFLGAFASDLPTIKETLMARNQREGFKGAYIRADAHTPFRYVNDLMKTCAEAGVYNILFGTLKD
- a CDS encoding biopolymer transporter ExbD, which gives rise to MAKNSDILQSEDSFDLTSMIDVVFLLLIYFMYLPIQQEADLLFSLPAESAPQEKNVALPSEQIVEIAPDGSIFLNGSPIDHAGEIELNELASTLRRLRTSADKSGISTIVTIYPDADAPHQAAIAVLNACAKSGVKQVSFAEAD